The proteins below are encoded in one region of Brevundimonas fontaquae:
- a CDS encoding single-stranded DNA-binding protein, which yields MQTLTLEGYLAADPSILAAQGSGKKRASFRVLETTRFRRANGEPGERTTGFNCICFNEATAENYIQPYARKGSRVVIQGHVENDRAPEPDL from the coding sequence ATGCAAACCCTCACTCTCGAAGGCTATCTGGCCGCCGATCCCTCGATCCTGGCAGCGCAGGGCTCAGGCAAGAAGCGCGCGAGCTTCCGCGTCCTGGAAACCACTCGCTTCCGACGCGCCAATGGCGAGCCCGGCGAGCGCACCACCGGCTTCAACTGCATCTGCTTCAACGAGGCGACGGCTGAGAACTACATCCAGCCTTACGCCCGCAAGGGCAGCCGCGTCGTCATCCAGGGCCATGTCGAGAACGACAGGGCGCCAGAGCCAGACCTCTGA